A single Thermoleophilia bacterium DNA region contains:
- a CDS encoding YggT family protein produces MQTIVNTAYYALTIYSWAIIARALLSWFPMTPGSAFAKIYGVIWNMTEPYLAIFRRFLPTPRVGAVGIDLSAVVGLLIVFVVMQLLRGLQFS; encoded by the coding sequence CTGCAGACTATCGTCAACACCGCCTACTACGCGCTCACGATCTACTCCTGGGCGATCATCGCTCGCGCGCTGCTTTCGTGGTTCCCGATGACGCCGGGATCGGCGTTTGCCAAGATCTACGGCGTCATCTGGAACATGACCGAGCCATACCTGGCGATCTTCCGGCGCTTTCTGCCGACCCCGCGCGTGGGCGCCGTCGGCATCGACCTGAGCGCCGTCGTCGGCCTGCTCATCGTGTTCGTCGTGATGCAGTTGCTGCGCGGCCTGCAGTTCTCTTAG
- a CDS encoding MarR family transcriptional regulator produces the protein MSDTDKVLDAMRAAGEPLNAGKVVELTGLDRKAVDKAMNELKKQGAIESPKRCFWAPKA, from the coding sequence ATGAGCGACACCGACAAGGTCCTCGACGCCATGCGCGCCGCCGGCGAGCCGCTGAATGCCGGCAAGGTCGTCGAGCTCACGGGCCTCGATCGCAAGGCCGTCGATAAGGCAATGAACGAGCTCAAGAAGCAGGGCGCCATAGAGTCGCCCAAGCGCTGCTTCTGGGCGCCGAAGGCCTGA